The Synechococcus sp. CC9605 sequence TCTTGAGCAGCCCTTGGCGAGAGGAGAAGTCATGGATGTTGTTCTGCAGGTGTCTGCTGAGACGGTTGATCCGCTCACTCAGCATGGCCACCTGGACCTCGGCCGAACCGGTGTCGGTGCCGTGGGTCTGGTGGGTGTTGATCAGCTGTTGCTTCTCGGTGGTATCAAGCGACATGCGCGGGGTGCAACCCTGTCAGTGCAAACGGCAATCTTACCTTCGCGGGGGCCAGTTCAGGCCGAATCGCGGCTTAACCATTGAAGACAGCCTCGCAGCCACGCGTCTTGATCGTCTCCAGGGGGTGGGGGACCGTCCGAACCCTCGGCGATGGCACGAATGGCGCGACGAACTTCAAGATCGTCATACCCAAGCATTGAGAGGGTCGCTTCGACGTCAGCCCCGCTCTCCGGCATTTGTT is a genomic window containing:
- the rpsO gene encoding 30S ribosomal protein S15, producing MSLDTTEKQQLINTHQTHGTDTGSAEVQVAMLSERINRLSRHLQNNIHDFSSRQGLLKMIGRRKRLLSYMRSKSEQRYADTIAKLGIRG